CCCCCCACTGGTCACAAGCACCCCACTTCGCGCCGTCCCGGTCCTGGCTCCGGGCCGGGTTTTCCCACAGGAGCAGCgacggggtggggggaggaccGAAAACCCGGAGCGGAGCCgcggagggggtggggggcctCGGGATGGGGGGGCCGCGATGTGGGACCCATGGGATCGGCCTCCTCCCCCTCCGCCCCCCCTCTGGTGAGTCACGGAGCTGGAAACTTGGAacggggctggctggggaggggggggcgggACCGGGAGTGAGTCACagcccggggaggggggggtggggagaacaCATGGGCTAGGGGGGGGGCCCGGCGGGTCCAGCTGACGCGATCGGGTGTCGGGATCGGGTGTCGCGGGGAACTCACACACAcagggacaccccccccccccccgcagccccctcctcaatcacagctgctgctgtcggTCCCTGCGGAGCCAGtgtttccccaccccaccctcagcagccccagaacgACACAGCCCGCCCCCCCGGTGCTAAACTCCCCTCCCGGTGCTGCACAGACCCCCGGTActaaaccccaccaaaacagcTCCCCCAAACGCAACCCCTGCCCATCATGGGCAGCGGGAGGGGGGTGTCCACAGCAGTGAGACTCCCCCCGGCAGCACCCAAAGTCCTCAGCAGCCCTTGGGCATCGCAGGGACGCCCCCGCAGGACCTCCACACACACCGTGCCCACCCCCCAGACACTGGTAGCAGCATAGCCCCCTCCCCCCGACCCAGGGACGTCCTGAACTGTGCCAGCACCCGGGGTTCCCATGGGTGTGGAATTGAtggagggcacagggggctgcaggtaccccctgctcctgcccactgGTATGGTCTGGGGCTGACAGTGTCCACAGGGCATTGCACCAGGAGTTTATCCGGGTGGTGCCACCCAAAGGACCCTTctcccacccctcaccccccattTGTAGGTGCCACTTGGTACCTGGAACTGGGGGAGCATcgggagggggcagctgggacACTCCCCCCATGGCAGTGCCGGGGTCCACATGCCCCTCGGCCTCCTCCTTCCTGCGGTAGAGCCGCTCACCACGGCGTGCCCGGCTGGTGCCAGTATCAGTGTCGGTGCTGCTGCCGCTGGTGGCATTGGCAGACACTTTGGTGGACGCATTGGCAGAGACGTTGGCAGCGGGTTTGGCAGAGGTGTTGGCAGCGGCGCTGGCAGAGGCGTGGGGGACGCGGCGGTGGGGCTGCGCCGGGTGCCGTACCCGCTGCATGGAGCGTGGCACAATGTCGGGGGGCAGGTGCAGGTACTGGCGCAGGTGGGCGATGCCAGCATCTGTCAGGTACCAGTAGAAGTGGCGCCAGGCGAAGGTCTCCCTCACCAGGCCACGGGAACGCAGCGAGCCCATGGCCCGCAGCACCTCCACGTTGGGCACCCCGGGCAGCTGCGGGTGGGTGCGGCGTGGGCGCGGGTCCTTCTCGGCCACCAGCACACCCTCACGGAACAGCAGTTCCAGGATGGCACGGAGCCGCTCCAGCGGCATCAGCATCCCCGCCACCATGGTGCACAGTGGGCACAGAGCGGGCACGGACTAGCACGGCTCACCACGGCTCAGATCAGGTATGGCCCAGTACAgctcaccacagcctggtctggcacagcttggcacagcccaCTATGGCCCAACAGAGCTTACTGGTAGTTGGCACAGCTTGGTATggaccagcacagctcagcacagttcAGTATAGCCCAGTATGGCCCACTATGGTCCAACACAGCTCACCAGTACTTTGCAAGGCTTGgtacagcctggcacagcttggtaTAGCCCAGTATAGCTTGGTACAGCTCCGTACGGCCCAGTATGGTCTGATACAGCTCACCACAGGTTGGTACAGCCCAGTGTGGTCCAGCGCGGCCCCGTACAGTCTGGTACAGTTCACCACAGGTTGGTACAGCCCAGCATGGTCCAGCGCAGCCCAGTACAGTCTGGCACAGCTCGGTACAGTTTGGCACGGCTCACCACAGGCTGGCGCAGCCCAGTACAGTCCAGCACGCCGCAGTATGGCCCAACACAGCCCAGTATGGTCCTGCAGCTCGGCACAGCTCGGGATGttctggcacagctcagcacggCCCGGTATCAcccagtacagcccagtatGGTCCAGTCCAGCCCCGTACGGCCCGGTATAGCCCACTGTGGTCCAGTCCAGCCCTGTACGTCCCagtccagcacagcacagaccgGCACGTCCCGGCACGGCTCGGCCCGACGCGGCTCCACCCCCGGCCGGGGCTCCCTGACTCAgcggcccctccccagccccggggggggccCGGCCGAGCCCGTTTCACTCCCCCGGGACAGACCCGGGAGAGACCCAGACAAACCCCCCCCCAgacaaaccaaccccctccgGACCCAACGGGCCGGTTCCTACCTGGGAACGGCCCGGGGCCAGCCCCCCCGCCGCGCCCCGGGAATAGCCCTGGTCGGGGGACACGGGTACGGGACCCCCACACACGCAGCCCCGAGGGAACCCTCAGTCCAGGGAGGAAACACAAGGGACCGCTGGTCTGGGAGGGGGACTGGGGGAGGGAGGTTCCGAGGCGGGGGTCACCGCCTGCCCGTGGCCCCCCCGGAGCATCCCTGAGGGAAGAggtgggaggggggcaggggtcGGCGAGGAGGGGGCACTAGGGGTCGAGCGGGCTCGGGTGGTGAGGGAGCCGCATTTGCAGCCTCCCCCTCCGACACTCCCCGATACCCACACCCCCTCCCACCCTTCTcgtcctccccctcccccccatccctgCAGTCCCCAAGCGTGCACCCCCGGTGCTGGCAGGTGGGCACCGGGCAGTTGTccacccccaccctggcacccaggTCCCCACCCTCGGGCGCACCCAGTGCTCACTGGGGATTtgcggcgggggagggggggcgggggagagGGGGCGGTGGCAGCACCCGGATGCCAGGCCCCGTGCCAAGAGTGGGAGGGGCTCTGGGAGGGGGTgtccgggggcgggggggaattGAGGTGCCCAGTGTGGGCACAGGGTGCTCGGGTTGCTGGgcgtgccagggctgcccagggtgctaGGGCACTTTGGGGTACTCAGAGGAGTTGGGGAGCTCTAGGGTGCCAGAGGAACTTGGGGTGTCCAGGGTGCCCACTGTGGGCACAGGGTGCGCAGGGGGCTCCGGAATGTCTGGGGTTCCTAAGGtgtcaggggtgcccaggggatTCGGAGTCCTCAGGATGCCCAAGACACCCCATGGCGCTTGGGGACTTTTGGGGTGCACCGGGTGCCCACCATGAGCATGGGGTGTCCAGGGTATCTGGGTTGGCAAGGGTGCTcagggtgccaggggagcttggGGTGCCCAGCATAACATGGGCACAGGGTGTCTTGGCCTGCCCCGGGAGCTCAAGGTGCTTTGTGGGGTACTCCAGGGAGCTCGGGGTGCCTGGGGTATGTGAAGTGCACGGGGTGCCAAGAGAATTTGGGGCGCCCAACACCGGCACGGGGTGCACGGGGCGCCAGGGGAGCTCGAGGTGCTGTGGAGTGCCTGGGCTGCCCGGGGTGCTTTTGGGTGCCCGCGGTGCCAACCCCGGAGCCGAGGGGCCCCCGGGGTGCCCCAAAGCCGCCGGGCGGGTGCCGGGCGGTGCCACGTTGGCATCTCCGGGGGGGCCCCACCCGGAGCCGTGCTCAACTTCCCCATCCCGCggaacttgggggggggggcagaaaccccaaacctgccccCGCCCCAGGCGCCGGGCATCCAAAACCCGGGCGAGCGGCACAAGTGTGCCTCCCTCCCCACGTCACCCcagtccccctccccccatcccacCGGCCTGGGAGGGCCCCGGGGacggggaggggacagggacagacaGACGGGGACAGACGGGGACAGCCAACGCGGGGGTGGGGCGCAGCTGCCCGGTCCGAccggtgtccccccccccaacaggaagggggctgggaggagagggggggcCCCGAGGGACCAGATGGGAGGGGACAGGGGCGGGAAGGACGACACCGGGAGGGGGGAATAATCGCGGGGGGGATGGGGACCAGACGTAAGGACATGAGGAGGGGACAATGCGAGGGGCCACAGCGGGAGGGGGACACGGCAGCTGAGGGGACAGTGAAGGcgaaactgcagcaggggacaAAGGCGGTGACATGGGACAGTCGCGGGCAAACGTACCAGGAGgggacaggcgggggctgggggACGGCAGAAGGGACACACACGCAAGCGAGGGGGGATGACAACACAGGGTGGGGAAGTTGGGGGGGCAGAGGTAGGGGAGAGCCCGGGGGGATGGCACACCAGGAAGGGACagctggggtgtcagggagggcactgaggcccatggcacagggagggTTCGGCCACAACCTGGCATCCTGGGGgtgtgtggtggtggggggTGTCCCTTGTATGTCCACCCCCATTCATGTCGGTGGGGACCACACAGGGACACTGGCATTGGCACAGAGTTGGCACAGCCATTGCCCCACCAGTGTGACCCGATTGCCCCCCcgtgtgccagggtctccccagccctccctcagCTGGAATCCACCAGGTGTGACAGCAAAGCCTCTTCAGTGCCCAGCTGCCGTCCCCATGGCCACCTTGTGCCAGGGATGCAGTGCCAGTACTCACACTGAGCCCCAAGCATTGTGTGGGTACATACTGCCTACCTTGGCACTGCCAGTCCCACCCCGGCACCCACAGCCCACCCTGATTCTCCACCCCATGGTAGTGTGAATCCCACAGCAGTGCCACCAGCCCCACGGTTGTGccaccccccagctctctctgaaTGAGGGTCTGACCCATATCAGGGGGACTCTGCCCCATGGCACAgatgcagcagcctggcacattGCCCCCAGATCTTggtgggggtgggcagcaggtcctGGCCATGGGTCCCTCACACCCTCCCAGTGCCTATTACTGGTGCCAGTGTTTATACTGATGCCAGCACTGATACTAGTGCCAGCACAAATTCCTGTGCCAGCATGGGCACTGGGGTCCCTCATGGttggcactgggggggcagaggcagaacaagggggctgctgtttgctggggcactgtgggcagtggcaggggaggctctggctgTGACTGTTCACACCATCAATCAGCTCAGCAGGaatgggcacagccagggccatGGCGCCACTGGGCACTGCCATGACAATAGCCACCCCCATCCCTCTCCAGGGCTatggggtgctgggctgctggggtgcCAGTGCTGCAGGTTGTTGGGGTGCCAGGGCCACAGAGCACCAGTGACACAGGGTGGTGGGGTGCCAGGGCATGTGGGCTGCCACAGCTGTGGGGTGCCACCATCACAGGCTCATGGGGTGTCGGTGTGTCAGGGCCAGTGCCATGGGTTGCCTGGGCCTGCAGGATGATGGGGTGCCAGAgccacagggtgctggggcaccAGGGGTGACGGAATGCTGGTGCCAGGGTGCCAGGGCCTGCGGGATGCTGGGGCGCCAGGGCTGTGGGGTACCAGGGTGCCAGCATCATGGGGTCATGAGGCGCCAGTGGCACAGGGCGCCAGGGCCTGTGGGATGCCAGGGTGCCGGTGCCAGGGCCTGCGGCGGCTGCGACCATGGGGCCCAGCAGCCTCGTGACCGGCGTCACCCGGAGCCCATTACTCACAGcccagtgcccaggctgtgccgcATGGCACTGGGCACACTGGGGGATACTGGAGGCGACACCGGCAAAACGGAGGGTGTGTGCTGGGGGAAACGGGGAACacggcagagcagctgagggggcacGCTGCGGGGAAccgggggcagtgctggggaaagTTGGGAGAAACCGGGAAAGGATGCTGGGATCACACTAGGGGGTACGGGAGGAGGAtactggggggtgctggggggatgcTGGAGGATGTTGGGGGATGCTCCTGGGGGAAGGATACGGTGGGATTACAGGGGGTGATACTGGGAGACAGTGGGGGACACCGGGGAGGATACTGGGCGACTCAAGGGGGTGCAGAGAAACACTAAAAGATACTGGGGAACCCTGGGGGAGTACTGTGGTGGAGGATACTGGGGGGggatactgggggggggggggggcttaggggctgcagaaggataccGAGGAATTCTGGGGGACATTGCAGGGATGCTACCGGGGGGGATGCTACCGGGGGGGATGCTACCGGGGGGGATGCTACTGGGGGGGATGCTACTGGGGGGGAAGATAGTGATGGATTTGAGGGGGTGCAGGGAATGACTGGGAGATACTGGAAGATACTGGGGGGATTCCAAGGAGCCCCCAGTCCCACCCCAGCCGGTACTCGTGGGTGTCCCCCGACCCCCGGCCCAGCCGAGCACCCCCCCAGGCGCTGGATGCGGCGGGACTCCATCGCCCATCCCGGTGGGGTCCCCGTCCCCCCATGTCCGTCCCCCCCTACCTCGCAGGTTGCTGATTTCGCTGTGGATGGAGCGGGACCCTCCCCGCGCCCCCTCCATGGCCGACAGCGCTTGGGCCCCCCCGCAGCCTCCGGTCCCGCAGCCTCAGCACGGCCCCGCCCCCCCTCCGGCCCCGCCCCTCcggccccgcccggccccgcccctgcggcaccaccaccacccccccccgccgGGGACCGGCCACTACCCCCGGTACCGCAGTCCCTCGCCGGCCCGGACCTGCAACCGCGCCCCCGGGACGCTCCGGTACAGCAACCCGCCCCCCCAGTCCAGACAGACCCCCCCCAGTACggcacagctccccccagctCAGACCGGACCAGTTCCAGTACAGCCCAGCACGGCGCAGCCTTTGCCCGCTATGGCCCAAGACCCCCCCGGCACGGCCCAGACCCCCCCTACAAACCAGACCCATCCAGCGCAGAAcaagcactgccccagcacggCCCAGACGCCCCCAGCACGGCGCAGACCTGACCCAGTATGGCACAGACCTCCCCACGTGCatccctgagctccccagtaCAGCACCCCCTTGGCATCGTGCCATGGCAGCAGcgccctggcacctcctggcacCATGAGAGTTGGTGGCAAGGACCACTCCAGTCCCCTCGTCCTGGCGccagggtggcagtgccaggggacagtACCaggcctcagcctcctgctcctggtggcTGCACCAGGCccgggctgtgccaggcagttGCCACCGCACTGCGTCCAGGCTGGTGCCCAGCCTGGTGTGAGCCCTGGCACTGACCCTGGCAACTGCTGAAGAGATACAGCAAATGCCCACCATGACACTGGCACCTGGGACCCCCAGCAATCCTGGATCACCCGGCATCTGGCACCCTTGGCACCAGGTAGACAGCACTCTCAGCTATTTGGCATCTAACACCCCTGGCACTCCTGAATGCCCCAGCATCTGGCaccccaggcaatcagcacttGGCATACCTGGCACTCCTAGCTACCCTGGCATCCACACTCTcagccaccccagcacccaGTACCTACTACTCTTGGCTACCTTGGCACCCAGCATCTCTGGTACCCAGGACTTGCCCCCCTGGCTACCAGTTATGCtggaacccagcacttggcacCCAGAACCTGGCATCCCCCAGCTACCCTGACACCCATGGCTAcagtggcacccagcacccagaatCTGTGCCtaccctggcacccccagcacctaGCACCTCTGGCACTCAGCACTTGGCAACTATAGCTACCAGCtaccctggcacccagcatccaACACTCCCAGTTACTTTGGCACCCAACACCCCTGGCACAGAGTACCCCTGGCACTTTCAGTTAtcccaactcccctggcacccagcacttTGCACCCCTGGCTACTGACTACCCTGGCACCCAGTACTTGAAACCTCTGGCTACCTCAGCATCTAGCATCTGGCACCCTTGGCACCCAGTACCCtgacctgctgccagggctgccaccaGCTCCATATTCCCCTGGCACCCCACTGCCAACcccatggccagcagggcagggcacaggcagctctcaCTCCCCATGTATGGGCACCACTGTTGGCACAACCCAGAGTcactcccagcacccctgggcacCAAGGGGCACTGCCAGGAACCAACTGCCAGGGTGCCAGTGTCATCAATGCTGCTATTGGGCACTGGTGCCTATGCCCTAAGATGCCACCACCAAGCACTGTGGCTTGTGCCTCAAGATGCCAATGTCACTGATGTCACCACTGAGGCCTGGTGCCCACCCCCAAGATGCCAATGGCATCACTAGGCACTGGCACTCGTGATCCAAGATGCCAGTGCCACTGATGTCACCACCAAGCACTGGTGCCCATGCCCCAAGATGCCAATGCCACCACTGGTACCCATGCCGCAAAACTATGATGCTACCCAAAGCCACTCAATGCCAGCGCTGGGCACTGGCACCCATGCCCTGAGATGCTAGTGCCACTGATGTCACCACCAAACACTGTGGCTTAGGCTCTAAGATGCCAATGATGCCACCGCTGAGCGCCAGTGCCCACACCCTGAGATGCCAGTGCCACTGATGTCATCACCAAGCACTGGtgcctgtgccctggggcaATAACACCACCACCAGGCACTGGCACCCGTATCCCAAGATGCCAGCGCTACCCAATGCCACCACTGGGACATGGCGTCCATGCCCCATGATGCCAGTGTCACTAGCACCCATGCCCTGAGAGGCCCAAGCCACTTGATGCCACCCAATGCCACCACCGGACACTGCGGCTTGTACCCGAAGATGCAGATGCCACCACTGGGCATGAGTGCCTATGCCCCAAGAAGGCAGTGCCACCTGATGCCACCGCTGGGCACCAGGGCCTGTGCCCCACTATGCCAGTGCCACCATCAagcaccagcaccactgccGGCGGGTGCCAAAGCCACTCAATGCCACCAGTGGGCACCAGAGCTTGTGCCCTGCCCCCTGTGCTCTCCCCCCAGCTGCCAGATTCCCCCCGGCCACCCTCCTCGC
This DNA window, taken from Dryobates pubescens isolate bDryPub1 chromosome 14, bDryPub1.pri, whole genome shotgun sequence, encodes the following:
- the LOC128897799 gene encoding plectin-like encodes the protein MVAGMLMPLERLRAILELLFREGVLVAEKDPRPRRTHPQLPGVPNVEVLRAMGSLRSRGLVRETFAWRHFYWYLTDAGIAHLRQYLHLPPDIVPRSMQRVRHPAQPHRRVPHASASAAANTSAKPAANVSANASTKVSANATSGSSTDTDTGTSRARRGERLYRRKEEAEGHVDPGTAMGGVSQLPPPDAPPVPASPVPSFQLRDSPEGGRRGRRPIPWVPHRGPPIPRPPTPSAAPLRVFGPPPTPSLLLWENPARSQDRDGANPVTAPLIYIHPPAAHPPLPVPS